The following are from one region of the Arcobacter defluvii genome:
- a CDS encoding response regulator transcription factor → MKILLVEDDFMLNEMITEYLSSTGHAIISAKNGVEALEILNSEKFDLLILDISLPDIDGFTILERLHEQKLNIPTIYISALIDIEDISRAFDLGCFDYLKKPFHLKELTLRINKILKTRIVPQKHKRLSNQYSFDAETMTLYFNNEPHILPKRQLQIIELLAQNRSLVVNYDMFRTYVWNDDYIDNATIRAEVNRVKTVLKEDFIKNIRGSGYIIERPN, encoded by the coding sequence ATGAAAATTTTATTAGTTGAAGATGATTTTATGTTAAATGAAATGATTACTGAATATTTAAGTTCAACTGGTCATGCAATAATAAGTGCAAAAAATGGAGTAGAAGCATTAGAAATATTAAATTCTGAAAAATTTGATTTACTAATTTTAGATATTTCTCTTCCTGATATAGATGGATTTACAATATTAGAAAGATTACATGAGCAAAAATTAAATATTCCAACTATTTACATTTCTGCGTTAATTGATATTGAAGATATATCAAGAGCTTTTGATTTGGGCTGTTTTGATTATTTAAAAAAACCTTTTCATCTAAAAGAATTAACTTTAAGAATAAACAAAATTTTAAAAACTAGAATCGTCCCTCAAAAACATAAAAGATTATCTAATCAATATAGTTTTGATGCAGAAACTATGACTTTATATTTTAATAATGAACCACATATCCTACCTAAACGACAACTTCAAATTATTGAACTTCTTGCACAAAATAGAAGTTTAGTTGTAAATTATGATATGTTTAGAACTTATGTTTGGAATGATGATTATATTGATAATGCAACAATAAGAGCAGAAGTTAATAGAGTAAAAACTGTATTAAAAGAAGATTTTATAAAAAATATAAGAGGAAGTGGATATATAATAGAAAGACCTAATTAA
- a CDS encoding DHH family phosphoesterase: MKLFHISHTDLDGYGCQLITKEFFKEGFFYNANYGLEVKLTIKKALEEIKNYKDENILLLISDLNLTFQESTDLDLEINKLTTEGYQIKLQLLDHHVSGKKSAENFYWYYLDDKRCATKIVYDYMFEEYEGFDCLTSAWLKPLVDSINAVDIWLEHETKNFEFGKVLMSMITKVKEINNILFSDLNREFKFYLLKEASKFLDEFDGHIKLDNEVHFMKKKFLKLTDKDDTLDNLSAAYLVKTLDDVKENLTVVYKEQKGLLTYCLGSISIPANAFLKANPDYDFFIDINKKGNASFRADGKIDVALLAAKLANGGGHVNASGGKFDDFKETIDYSEVKTYIQKKLDKL; this comes from the coding sequence ATGAAACTATTTCATATTTCACATACGGATTTAGATGGATATGGATGCCAATTAATAACAAAAGAATTTTTTAAAGAAGGATTCTTTTATAATGCAAATTATGGATTAGAAGTAAAATTAACAATAAAAAAAGCTTTGGAAGAAATAAAGAATTATAAAGATGAAAATATTCTTCTTCTAATAAGTGATTTGAATTTAACTTTTCAAGAATCAACAGATTTGGATTTAGAGATAAATAAACTTACAACAGAAGGTTATCAAATCAAACTTCAACTTTTAGATCATCATGTAAGTGGCAAAAAAAGTGCAGAAAATTTTTATTGGTATTATTTAGATGATAAAAGATGTGCAACAAAAATAGTATATGATTACATGTTTGAAGAGTATGAAGGTTTTGACTGTTTGACAAGTGCTTGGCTAAAACCTTTAGTTGATTCAATAAATGCAGTTGATATTTGGCTTGAACATGAAACTAAAAATTTTGAATTTGGCAAAGTTTTGATGTCAATGATTACAAAAGTTAAAGAAATAAATAATATTTTATTTTCAGATTTAAATAGAGAATTTAAATTTTATCTTTTAAAAGAAGCTTCAAAATTTTTAGATGAATTTGATGGTCATATAAAACTTGATAATGAAGTTCATTTTATGAAAAAAAAGTTTTTAAAACTAACTGATAAAGATGATACCTTAGATAATTTAAGTGCAGCATATTTAGTAAAAACTTTAGATGATGTAAAAGAGAATTTAACAGTTGTTTATAAAGAACAAAAAGGATTATTAACATATTGTTTAGGATCTATTTCTATTCCAGCAAATGCTTTTCTAAAAGCAAATCCAGATTATGATTTTTTTATTGATATAAATAAAAAAGGAAATGCTTCTTTTAGAGCAGATGGAAAAATTGATGTAGCATTACTTGCAGCAAAACTTGCAAATGGTGGTGGTCATGTAAATGCAAGTGGTGGAAAATTTGATGATTTTAAAGAAACAATAGATTATTCAGAAGTTAAAACTTATATACAAAAAAAACTGGATAAACTTTAG
- a CDS encoding aldehyde dehydrogenase family protein: MIYTKPTYKPQYENFIGGEWVAPISGEYFDNISPVDGEVLTKIPRSNEKDCEAAILAANKAFQSFKHTSVIERSTLLNKIADAIEANLENIAIAETLDNGKAIRETLNADVPLVVDHFRYFASVIRAESGTVSDLDENTISQEIHEPYGVVAQIIPWNFPLLMAAWKLAPAIAAGNCVVMKPASATPMSILLLMETIQDVLPKGVINIINGAGGKIGKYLSTHELVKKVGFTGETTTGQLIMQYATENIIPSTLELGGKSPNIFLESIMDADDEFFDKAIEGLVLFAFNSGEVCTCPSRALIQESIYEPFMARVLERVKAIKLGNPLDTECMMGAQCSLNQKEKIMEYIKIGKEEGAELLIGGDVYKSETNPNGFYIQPTLFKGHNKMRIFQEEIFGPVLAVTTFKDEEEALAIANDTIYGLGSGVWSRDAHQLHKFSRGIEAGRVWVNCYHIYPSHASFGGYKKSGIGRETHMMMLNSYRHTKNILTSYNKNKLGFF; the protein is encoded by the coding sequence ATGATTTATACAAAACCAACATATAAACCTCAATACGAAAATTTCATTGGTGGAGAATGGGTAGCTCCAATTAGTGGTGAATATTTTGATAATATTTCTCCTGTAGATGGTGAAGTTTTAACAAAAATTCCAAGATCAAATGAAAAAGATTGTGAAGCTGCTATTTTAGCTGCAAATAAAGCATTTCAATCATTTAAACATACATCAGTTATTGAAAGAAGCACTTTATTAAATAAAATTGCAGATGCAATAGAAGCAAATTTGGAAAATATAGCAATAGCTGAAACTTTAGATAATGGAAAAGCAATTAGAGAAACTTTAAATGCTGACGTTCCTTTAGTAGTTGATCATTTTAGATATTTTGCTTCTGTAATTAGAGCAGAGTCAGGAACAGTTTCTGATTTAGATGAAAATACAATTTCTCAAGAAATTCATGAACCATATGGTGTTGTTGCACAAATTATTCCTTGGAATTTCCCATTATTAATGGCAGCATGGAAATTAGCTCCTGCAATTGCTGCTGGAAATTGTGTTGTTATGAAACCAGCAAGTGCAACACCAATGTCAATTTTATTATTAATGGAAACAATTCAAGACGTATTACCAAAAGGTGTTATTAATATTATTAATGGTGCAGGTGGAAAAATTGGTAAATATTTATCTACTCATGAATTAGTTAAAAAAGTTGGATTTACAGGTGAAACTACAACTGGTCAATTAATTATGCAATATGCAACTGAAAATATTATTCCTTCAACTTTAGAGTTAGGTGGAAAATCACCAAATATTTTCTTAGAATCAATCATGGATGCCGATGATGAATTTTTTGATAAAGCAATCGAAGGTTTAGTATTATTTGCATTTAATAGTGGAGAAGTTTGTACTTGTCCTTCACGTGCTTTAATTCAAGAATCAATTTATGAACCATTTATGGCAAGAGTACTTGAAAGAGTAAAAGCTATAAAATTAGGAAACCCTTTAGATACTGAGTGTATGATGGGTGCTCAATGTTCACTTAACCAAAAAGAAAAAATTATGGAATATATTAAAATTGGTAAAGAAGAAGGAGCAGAATTATTAATCGGTGGTGATGTTTACAAATCAGAAACTAATCCAAATGGTTTCTATATTCAACCAACATTATTTAAAGGTCATAATAAAATGAGAATCTTCCAAGAAGAGATTTTTGGACCAGTTCTTGCTGTTACTACTTTTAAAGATGAAGAAGAAGCACTTGCAATTGCAAATGATACAATTTATGGATTAGGTTCAGGTGTTTGGTCAAGAGATGCACATCAATTACATAAATTCAGTCGTGGAATAGAAGCTGGAAGAGTTTGGGTAAATTGTTATCATATTTATCCATCACATGCTTCATTTGGTGGATATAAAAAATCAGGAATCGGAAGAGAAACACATATGATGATGTTAAATTCTTATAGACATACAAAAAATATTTTAACTTCATACAACAAAAATAAATTAGGATTCTTCTAG
- a CDS encoding CoA-binding protein has protein sequence MECEFPTVNSKNEEILDIFKNTKTIAIAGLSPDSDKASNMVAVYLQNAGFKIVPVYPKEETILGEKVYRTISEIPFKIDMVDIFRKPDAISSIVDEAIQRGDVDTVWFQLGLVNNEAALKAKEAGLKVVQNKCTKIEHRNLF, from the coding sequence ATGGAGTGTGAATTCCCAACAGTAAATTCAAAAAATGAAGAAATTTTAGATATTTTTAAAAATACAAAAACTATTGCAATAGCAGGACTTTCTCCTGATTCTGATAAAGCATCAAATATGGTAGCAGTTTATTTACAGAATGCTGGATTTAAAATAGTGCCTGTTTATCCTAAAGAAGAAACAATTTTAGGTGAAAAAGTTTATAGAACAATAAGTGAAATACCTTTTAAAATAGATATGGTTGATATTTTTAGAAAACCTGATGCAATATCTTCAATCGTTGATGAAGCAATACAAAGAGGTGATGTTGATACAGTTTGGTTTCAACTTGGACTTGTAAATAATGAAGCAGCTTTAAAAGCTAAAGAAGCTGGATTAAAAGTTGTGCAAAATAAATGTACAAAGATAGAACATAGAAATTTATTTTAG
- a CDS encoding sensor histidine kinase translates to MESRSIYRQFYNKLIIATSLFIITLSFIFYEYARSTVYVDIQENMLNQAKQIQKNYISPDKFQPVKTQFQSIDLVKNSELEKLRFSNYQLGGKYYIKLLYPFDLKNGLFLQIIKNISLERELLYSVIFKNLFILAIPGFILMLLYSLVVSKSLLKPIMQINKKLSNMDEHSLSQIDTKDLPIEFHSLANSINSLTNRIGTYVKFKKELFIGAAHELKTPLAVMKLKNEVTLKKKREVEQYEEVLNLSIKQIDEMNKMISSILDIGRTEGAQFEQTTDIDLVEYIKKKANDYRMLSAQKNIIITFFSNINHLSTSIQLTLFNQILQNFVQNAIKFTPNEKTIAIRLRKTKEKIILTVTDEGIGIDENIDFFAPFKRIGNQSGVGLGLFLAKNAADALRAEITLKNREDGKSGCVAKLVLNNTLPKNSI, encoded by the coding sequence ATGGAAAGCAGAAGTATTTATAGACAATTTTATAATAAATTGATTATAGCTACTTCTCTTTTTATTATTACACTTTCTTTTATTTTTTATGAATATGCAAGAAGTACAGTTTATGTTGATATTCAAGAAAATATGCTTAATCAAGCAAAACAAATTCAAAAAAATTATATTTCACCTGATAAATTTCAACCTGTAAAAACACAATTTCAATCTATTGATTTAGTAAAAAATTCTGAATTAGAGAAACTTAGATTTTCAAATTATCAATTAGGTGGGAAATATTATATAAAACTTCTTTATCCATTTGATCTAAAAAATGGTCTATTTTTACAAATTATAAAAAATATTAGTTTAGAGAGAGAACTTTTATATTCTGTAATTTTTAAAAATCTTTTTATCTTGGCCATACCTGGATTTATTTTGATGCTTTTATACTCTTTAGTAGTTTCAAAATCTCTATTAAAACCAATAATGCAAATTAATAAAAAACTATCTAATATGGATGAACACTCTTTATCTCAAATTGATACAAAAGATTTACCAATAGAATTTCACTCATTAGCAAACTCTATAAACTCTTTAACAAATAGAATAGGAACTTATGTAAAATTCAAAAAAGAGTTATTTATTGGTGCAGCGCATGAGCTTAAAACTCCACTTGCAGTTATGAAATTAAAAAATGAAGTAACTTTAAAGAAAAAAAGGGAAGTTGAACAATATGAAGAAGTTTTAAATTTATCTATTAAACAAATAGATGAGATGAATAAAATGATTTCTTCAATTTTAGATATTGGACGAACAGAAGGAGCACAATTTGAGCAAACAACAGATATTGATTTAGTAGAATATATTAAGAAAAAAGCAAATGATTATAGAATGTTAAGTGCACAAAAAAATATTATTATTACATTTTTCTCTAATATAAATCACTTAAGTACATCTATACAATTGACTCTATTTAATCAAATATTACAAAATTTTGTACAAAATGCAATCAAATTTACTCCAAATGAAAAAACTATTGCAATTAGACTTCGTAAAACAAAAGAGAAAATTATTTTAACTGTAACTGACGAAGGTATTGGAATCGATGAAAATATAGATTTTTTTGCTCCATTTAAAAGAATTGGAAACCAAAGTGGCGTAGGACTTGGACTATTCTTAGCAAAAAATGCGGCCGATGCATTAAGAGCTGAAATAACATTAAAAAATAGAGAAGATGGGAAAAGTGGTTGTGTTGCTAAATTAGTACTTAACAACACATTACCTAAAAATAGTATCTAA
- a CDS encoding FIST N-terminal domain-containing protein produces MKTYNYTLNDSSLEMLIDFPSFKNKKNLLIQIFCGNKKHYLENIVKIITKNLPQAICIGSSTDGEINEENITTLNTVISISVFEKTTLKAIYVKNENSFINGVEIAKELFSEKTKLLITFTDGKKTNGEEFLKGINSINNKIIVCGGMAGDNANFNQTFISYQDKVFTYGCVGVVLDSDVLQVRNSYNFNWSEIGIVHTIDEVDKNRVYKISGLTPLDFYKKYLGSYVASSLPATGIEFPLIVQKNNLPLARAVISKHIDGSLSFAGNLEKGDIVKLGFGNIELIMNNPIESLFKDQPLENIESIFIYSCMARRRYMPNMIDIEIKPFSQIAPTCGFFTYGEFFHYQENNQLLNQSLTLVALSENCSKKNSKKQIKISQTPLSEHARSLEALTHLIQQSSNDYNKQSKKLEEGNIYSQNLITAQKRFLKHAVHETNTPLSVIMGNIEMFEMEFGKNKYLSNIEVAMKNIFSIYDDLSYLIKKDQVNSAIHKINIVDFVRSRIDFFTSSALKFKSNFKFQALKDEININFNEIKLQRIVDNNLTNAIKYTLPNETIFVKLSIFNKECNFTIESNSKQILNPQEIFEEYYREQVSQEGFGLGLNLVKRICNEENVGIKLESGKDWASFTYTFKGVL; encoded by the coding sequence ATGAAAACATACAACTATACGTTAAATGACTCTTCTTTGGAAATGTTGATTGATTTTCCTTCTTTTAAAAATAAAAAAAATTTATTAATTCAAATATTTTGTGGAAATAAAAAACACTATTTAGAAAATATAGTAAAAATAATAACAAAAAATTTACCTCAAGCTATTTGTATAGGTTCTTCAACAGATGGAGAAATAAATGAAGAAAACATTACAACATTAAATACTGTCATATCTATATCTGTTTTTGAAAAAACTACATTAAAAGCAATTTATGTAAAAAATGAAAACTCTTTTATAAATGGAGTTGAAATTGCAAAAGAACTATTTTCTGAGAAGACTAAACTTCTTATTACATTTACAGATGGGAAAAAAACAAATGGAGAAGAGTTTTTAAAAGGTATAAATTCTATAAATAATAAAATCATTGTTTGTGGAGGAATGGCAGGAGATAATGCAAATTTCAATCAAACTTTTATCTCTTATCAAGATAAAGTATTCACTTATGGTTGTGTTGGAGTTGTATTAGACTCAGACGTTTTACAAGTGAGAAATTCTTATAACTTTAACTGGTCAGAAATAGGTATAGTTCATACAATTGATGAAGTTGATAAAAATAGAGTTTATAAAATTTCAGGTTTAACACCTCTAGATTTTTATAAAAAATATTTAGGTTCTTATGTTGCTTCTTCACTTCCTGCAACAGGAATTGAATTTCCTTTAATTGTACAAAAAAACAATCTTCCTTTAGCAAGAGCTGTTATTTCAAAACATATCGATGGGAGTTTAAGCTTTGCTGGAAATTTGGAAAAAGGAGATATTGTAAAACTTGGATTTGGGAATATTGAACTTATTATGAATAATCCTATAGAATCACTATTTAAAGACCAACCTTTGGAAAATATTGAATCAATTTTCATATATTCATGTATGGCAAGAAGACGTTATATGCCTAATATGATTGATATTGAAATAAAACCTTTTTCTCAAATAGCTCCAACTTGTGGCTTTTTTACATATGGAGAATTTTTTCATTATCAAGAGAATAATCAGCTTTTAAATCAATCTTTAACATTAGTTGCATTGAGTGAGAATTGTTCCAAAAAAAATTCAAAAAAACAGATAAAAATATCGCAAACTCCTTTGAGTGAACATGCAAGAAGTCTTGAAGCATTAACACATTTAATTCAACAATCTTCAAATGATTACAATAAACAATCAAAAAAACTAGAAGAAGGAAATATTTATTCTCAAAATTTAATAACTGCACAAAAAAGATTTTTAAAACATGCAGTACATGAAACAAATACACCACTATCAGTTATTATGGGAAATATAGAGATGTTTGAGATGGAATTTGGGAAAAACAAATATCTTTCAAATATTGAAGTTGCTATGAAAAATATCTTTAGTATATATGATGATTTAAGTTATCTAATAAAAAAAGATCAAGTAAATTCTGCAATTCATAAAATAAATATAGTTGATTTTGTAAGAAGTAGAATTGATTTTTTCACATCTTCGGCTTTAAAGTTTAAATCAAATTTTAAATTTCAAGCATTAAAAGATGAAATAAATATAAATTTTAATGAAATAAAACTTCAACGAATTGTTGATAATAATTTAACAAATGCTATAAAATATACTTTGCCAAATGAAACAATATTTGTAAAACTTTCTATTTTTAATAAAGAGTGTAATTTTACAATAGAAAGCAATTCAAAACAAATATTAAATCCGCAAGAAATTTTTGAAGAATATTATAGAGAACAAGTTTCACAAGAGGGATTTGGATTAGGATTAAATTTAGTAAAAAGAATTTGTAATGAAGAAAACGTAGGTATAAAACTTGAATCAGGTAAAGATTGGGCATCATTTACTTATACTTTTAAAGGAGTATTATGA
- a CDS encoding peptidylprolyl isomerase, giving the protein MKKIVSSFVASIALVSALNAADFYATVDGEQITKQDISMALQDPRIDFDKLPDNAKKQVLEQIINRKLLAKKAIKDGIEKDPQYVETINKIKEDLAFQVWQKNQIDKIKFTEDEKKDFYEKNKAKFVMPETLEASHILVKTEKEAFDIIKQLDKASNKEEKFKELAKTKSQDPAGKNGGYLGKFPADQMVPEFSSAAKAMSKGTYSKVPTKTQFGYHVIYLKDKIPSKALAYNEVEGNISQILLGNSYNKKVKELTDELRKDAKIVIK; this is encoded by the coding sequence ATGAAAAAAATAGTATCAAGTTTCGTTGCTTCAATTGCATTAGTTTCTGCTTTAAATGCAGCTGATTTTTATGCTACAGTTGATGGTGAACAAATCACTAAACAAGATATCTCAATGGCTTTACAAGATCCAAGAATAGATTTTGATAAATTACCAGATAATGCTAAAAAACAAGTATTAGAGCAAATTATCAATAGAAAATTATTAGCTAAAAAAGCTATTAAAGATGGAATTGAAAAAGATCCACAATATGTTGAAACAATAAATAAAATAAAAGAAGATTTAGCTTTCCAAGTTTGGCAAAAAAATCAAATTGATAAAATCAAATTCACAGAAGATGAGAAAAAAGATTTTTATGAAAAAAATAAAGCAAAATTTGTAATGCCTGAAACTTTAGAAGCAAGTCATATTTTAGTTAAAACTGAAAAAGAGGCTTTTGATATAATCAAACAATTAGACAAAGCTTCAAATAAAGAAGAAAAATTTAAAGAATTAGCAAAAACTAAATCACAAGATCCAGCTGGCAAAAATGGTGGGTATTTAGGAAAATTCCCAGCAGATCAAATGGTTCCAGAATTTTCAAGTGCAGCAAAAGCAATGTCAAAAGGTACATATTCTAAAGTTCCAACAAAAACACAATTTGGTTATCATGTAATTTATTTAAAAGACAAAATTCCTTCAAAAGCTTTAGCTTATAATGAAGTTGAAGGTAACATCTCTCAAATTTTATTAGGAAATAGTTATAATAAAAAAGTAAAAGAGTTAACAGACGAATTAAGAAAAGACGCAAAAATAGTAATTAAATAA
- the fbaA gene encoding class II fructose-bisphosphate aldolase: MGVLNVVKPGVLTGSEAKKLFAYAKENNFAIPAVNVVGTDSVNAVLEAAAKVNSPVIIQFSNGGAGFYAGKGLKTSDAAVLGGISGANHVHTMAKAYGIPVILHTDHAAKKLLPWIDGLIEAGCEHFEKTGRPLFTSHMLDLSEESLEENIEICVEYFKKMNAIDMMLEIELGITGGEEDGVDNSDVDNALLYTQPEEVCYAYEKLKEVGDNFTIAASFGNVHGVYKPGNVVLSPKILDNSQKYIQDKLKTSDKPVDFVFHGGSGSLLSEIREAISYGVIKMNIDTDTQWAMWDGVRAYEAKYHDYLQGQIGNPEGEDKPNKNYYDPRKFLRAGQETMIARLEVAFSDLCALNKN; the protein is encoded by the coding sequence TTGGGTGTATTAAATGTTGTAAAACCTGGTGTTTTAACAGGTAGTGAAGCAAAAAAACTTTTTGCTTATGCAAAAGAGAATAATTTTGCGATTCCAGCTGTAAATGTGGTAGGAACTGATTCAGTAAATGCAGTTTTAGAAGCAGCAGCAAAAGTTAATTCACCAGTTATTATCCAATTCTCAAATGGTGGTGCTGGTTTTTATGCGGGAAAAGGTTTAAAAACTTCAGATGCAGCAGTTCTTGGTGGAATTAGTGGCGCAAACCATGTTCATACTATGGCAAAAGCTTATGGAATACCTGTAATTTTACATACAGACCATGCAGCAAAAAAACTTTTACCTTGGATTGATGGGTTAATTGAAGCTGGCTGTGAGCATTTTGAGAAAACAGGAAGACCATTGTTTACTTCTCATATGCTTGATTTAAGTGAAGAAAGTTTAGAAGAAAATATTGAAATTTGTGTTGAGTATTTCAAAAAAATGAATGCAATTGATATGATGTTAGAGATTGAACTTGGAATTACTGGTGGTGAAGAAGATGGTGTTGATAACAGTGATGTTGATAATGCTTTACTTTATACACAACCAGAAGAAGTTTGTTATGCTTATGAAAAATTAAAAGAAGTTGGAGATAATTTTACAATTGCTGCATCTTTTGGAAATGTTCATGGTGTATATAAACCAGGAAATGTTGTTTTAAGTCCAAAAATCTTAGATAATTCACAAAAATATATTCAAGATAAATTAAAAACTTCAGATAAACCAGTTGACTTTGTTTTCCATGGTGGTTCAGGTTCACTTTTAAGTGAAATTAGAGAAGCTATCTCTTATGGTGTTATTAAAATGAACATTGATACTGATACTCAATGGGCAATGTGGGATGGTGTAAGAGCTTATGAAGCTAAATACCATGATTATTTACAAGGGCAAATTGGTAACCCAGAAGGTGAAGATAAACCAAATAAAAACTATTATGACCCAAGAAAATTTTTAAGAGCTGGTCAAGAAACAATGATAGCTAGACTTGAAGTTGCTTTCTCTGATCTTTGTGCTTTAAATAAAAACTAA
- the hsrA gene encoding homeostatic response regulator transcription factor HsrA — MRILIIEDEITLNRTLQEGLTDFGYQVDTAENYKDAEYFIDIRNYDLVLTDWMLPDGDGIELCKIVKNRSSRTAVVIISARDDKESEIEALKSGADDFIKKPFDFDILLARIEARLRFGGTNVIEIDDLVINPDEEKIEYAGEEIELKGKPFEVLTHLARHRDQIVSKEQLLDAIWEEPELVTPNVIEVAINQIRQKMDKPLNISTIETIRRRGYRFCYPNVAEDVKQK; from the coding sequence ATGAGAATTTTGATTATTGAAGACGAAATTACACTAAACAGAACATTACAAGAAGGTCTAACTGACTTTGGTTATCAAGTGGATACTGCTGAAAACTATAAAGATGCAGAATATTTTATTGATATTAGAAATTATGATTTAGTATTAACTGATTGGATGTTACCAGATGGTGACGGAATTGAACTATGTAAAATAGTTAAAAATAGAAGTTCAAGAACTGCTGTTGTTATAATCTCAGCAAGAGATGATAAAGAATCTGAAATTGAAGCATTAAAATCTGGTGCTGATGATTTTATTAAAAAACCATTTGATTTTGATATTTTACTTGCAAGAATTGAAGCAAGATTAAGATTTGGTGGAACAAATGTAATCGAAATTGATGATTTAGTAATTAATCCTGATGAAGAAAAAATTGAATATGCAGGTGAAGAAATAGAGTTAAAAGGTAAACCATTTGAAGTTTTAACTCACCTTGCACGTCATAGAGATCAAATCGTTTCAAAAGAACAATTATTAGATGCAATCTGGGAAGAACCAGAACTTGTTACTCCAAATGTAATCGAAGTTGCAATTAATCAAATTAGACAAAAAATGGATAAACCATTAAACATCTCTACAATTGAAACTATTAGAAGAAGAGGTTATAGATTTTGTTATCCAAATGTAGCAGAAGATGTAAAACAAAAATAA
- a CDS encoding DUF779 domain-containing protein: protein MKRLDVTPAAAEVIERLKKEHGELVFNQSGGCCDGTAPMCYEKGDFYVPSRNVKLGEICGCEFFIDKDQFEYFKHSFITIDVREEKAAFGNSFSLEIDLGYQFITKSRIFTDEEYKQLLEEEK, encoded by the coding sequence ATGAAAAGACTAGATGTAACACCAGCTGCTGCTGAGGTAATAGAAAGATTAAAAAAAGAACATGGAGAATTGGTTTTTAATCAAAGTGGTGGATGTTGTGATGGAACAGCTCCTATGTGTTATGAAAAAGGTGATTTTTATGTTCCTAGTCGTAATGTAAAATTAGGTGAAATATGTGGTTGTGAGTTTTTTATAGATAAAGACCAATTTGAATATTTCAAACACTCTTTTATTACAATTGATGTAAGAGAAGAAAAAGCTGCTTTTGGAAATTCTTTTTCCCTAGAGATAGATCTGGGTTATCAGTTTATTACAAAATCAAGAATTTTTACAGATGAAGAGTATAAACAACTTTTAGAAGAAGAGAAATAA
- a CDS encoding ExbD/TolR family protein: MKRREALGLDLTPVIDVVFILLIFFIVTSVFKKEELALILDLPTSTAKEMEIKEEQVFIELNQNKLAIKGIEVSFESLEDNLKAIKNKNKPVIVRIDKKVEYQRVVKVLDLLQKYDLTNLALVTNEEGKK; this comes from the coding sequence ATGAAAAGACGTGAAGCTTTAGGCTTAGATTTAACTCCTGTTATTGATGTTGTTTTTATTTTACTTATCTTTTTTATAGTTACATCTGTATTTAAAAAAGAAGAATTAGCTTTAATTTTAGATTTACCAACATCAACTGCAAAAGAGATGGAAATAAAAGAAGAACAAGTTTTTATAGAACTTAATCAAAATAAGTTAGCAATAAAAGGAATTGAAGTATCTTTTGAATCACTTGAAGATAACTTAAAAGCAATAAAAAATAAAAATAAACCAGTTATTGTAAGAATTGATAAAAAAGTTGAATATCAAAGGGTAGTAAAAGTTTTAGATTTACTTCAAAAATATGATTTAACAAATCTAGCTTTAGTTACAAATGAAGAAGGGAAGAAGTAA